The following proteins are co-located in the Ursus arctos isolate Adak ecotype North America unplaced genomic scaffold, UrsArc2.0 scaffold_13, whole genome shotgun sequence genome:
- the PNISR gene encoding arginine/serine-rich protein PNISR isoform X2, whose amino-acid sequence MWDQGGQPWQQWPLNQQQWMQSFQHQQDPSQIDWAALAQAWIAQREASGQQSMVEQPPGMMPNGQDMSAMESGPNNHGNFQGDSNFNRMWQPEWGMHQQPPHPPPDQPWMPPTPGPMDIVPPSEDSNSQDSGEFAPDNRHIFNQNNHNFGGPPDNFAVGPVNQFDYQDLQDLQHLPRIEEKGHHHSGIGSDHLLHFL is encoded by the exons aTGTGGGATCAAGGAGGACAGCCTTGGCAGCAATGGCCCTTGAACCAGCAACAGTGGATGCAGTCGTTCCAGCACCAGCAGGATCCAA GCCAGATTGACTGGGCTGCATTGGCTCAAGCTTGGATTGCCCAAAGAGAAGCTTCAGGGCAGCAAAGTATGGTAGAACAACCACCAGGAATGATGCCAAATGGACAAGATATGTCTGCAATGGAATCTGGTCCAAACAATCATGGGAATTTTCAAGGGGATTCAAACTTTAACAGAATGTGGCAACCAG AATGGGGAATGCATCAgcagcccccacacccccctccagATCAGCCATGGATGCCACCAACACCAGGCCCAATGGACATTGTTCCTCCTTCCGAAGACAGCAACAGTCAGGACAGTGGGGAATTTGCCCCTGACAACAGGCATATATTTAACCAGAACAATCACAACTTTGGTGGACCACCCGATAATTTTGCAGTGGGGCCAGTGAACCAGTTTGACTATCAG GACCTCCAGGACCTCCAGCACCTCCCCAGAATCGAAGAGAAAGGCCATCATCATTCAGGGATCGGCAGCGATCACCTATTGCACTTCCTGTGA
- the PNISR gene encoding arginine/serine-rich protein PNISR isoform X1 encodes MWDQGGQPWQQWPLNQQQWMQSFQHQQDPSQIDWAALAQAWIAQREASGQQSMVEQPPGMMPNGQDMSAMESGPNNHGNFQGDSNFNRMWQPEWGMHQQPPHPPPDQPWMPPTPGPMDIVPPSEDSNSQDSGEFAPDNRHIFNQNNHNFGGPPDNFAVGPVNQFDYQHGAAFGPPQGGFHPPYWQPGPPGPPAPPQNRRERPSSFRDRQRSPIALPVKQEPPQIDAVKRRTLPAWIREGLEKMEREKQKKLEKERMEQQRSQLSKKEKKATEDAEGGDGPRLPQRSKFDSDEEDEDTENVEAASSGKVTRSPSPVPQEEQSEPEMTEEEKEYQMMLLTKMLLTEILLDVTDEEIYYVAKDAHRKATKAPAKQLAQSSALASLTGLGGLGGYGSGDSEDERSDRGSESSDTDDEELRHRIRQKQEAFWRKEKEQQLLHDKQMEEEKQQTERVTKEMNEFIHKEQNSLSLLEAREADGDVVNEKKRTPNETTSVLEPKKEHKEKEKQGRSRSGSSSSGSSSSNSRTSSTSSTVSSSSYSSSSGSSRTSSRSSSPKRKKRHSRSRSPTIKARRSRSRSYSRRIKIESNRARVKIRDRRRSNRNSIERERRRNRSPSRERRRSRSRSRDRRTNRSSRSRSRDRRKIDDQRGNLSGSSHKHKGEAKEQERKKERSRSIDKDRKKKDKEREREQDKRKEKQKREEKDFKFSSQDDRLKRKRESERTFSRSGSISVKIIRHDSRQDSKKSTTKDSKKHSGSDSSGRSSSESPGSSKEKKAKKPKHSRSRSMEKSQRSGKKASRKHKSKSRSRSTTPPRRKR; translated from the exons aTGTGGGATCAAGGAGGACAGCCTTGGCAGCAATGGCCCTTGAACCAGCAACAGTGGATGCAGTCGTTCCAGCACCAGCAGGATCCAA GCCAGATTGACTGGGCTGCATTGGCTCAAGCTTGGATTGCCCAAAGAGAAGCTTCAGGGCAGCAAAGTATGGTAGAACAACCACCAGGAATGATGCCAAATGGACAAGATATGTCTGCAATGGAATCTGGTCCAAACAATCATGGGAATTTTCAAGGGGATTCAAACTTTAACAGAATGTGGCAACCAG AATGGGGAATGCATCAgcagcccccacacccccctccagATCAGCCATGGATGCCACCAACACCAGGCCCAATGGACATTGTTCCTCCTTCCGAAGACAGCAACAGTCAGGACAGTGGGGAATTTGCCCCTGACAACAGGCATATATTTAACCAGAACAATCACAACTTTGGTGGACCACCCGATAATTTTGCAGTGGGGCCAGTGAACCAGTTTGACTATCAG CATGGGGCTGCTTTTGGTCCACCGCAAGGTGGATTTCATCCTCCTTATTGGCAACCAGGACCTCCAGGACCTCCAGCACCTCCCCAGAATCGAAGAGAAAGGCCATCATCATTCAGGGATCGGCAGCGATCACCTATTGCACTTCCTGTGAAGCAGGAGCCTCCACAAATTG ATGCAGTGAAACGCAGGACTCTTCCAGCTTGGATTAGAGAAGGTCTTGAAAAAATGGAACGTGAAAAGCAGAAGAAGTTGGAGAAAGAAAGGATGGAACAACAACGTTCACAGttgtccaaaaaagaaaagaaggccaCAGAAGATGCTGAAGGAGGAGATGGCCCTCGTTTACCTCAGAGAAGTAAATTT GATAGTGATGAGGaagatgaagacactgaaaatGTTGAAGCTGCTAGTAGTGGAAAAGTCACCAGAAGTCCATCTCCAGTTCCTCAGGAAGAACAGAGTGAACCAGAGATgactgaagaagagaaagagtatCAAATG ATGTTGCTGACAAAAATGCTTCTGACCGAAATTCTACTAGatgtcacagatgaagaaatttattACGTAGCCAAAGATGCACACCGGAAGGCAACGAAAG CTCCTGCAAAACAGCTGGCACAGTCCAGTGCACTGGCTTCCCTCACTGGACTCG GTGGACTGGGTGGTTATGGATCGGGAGACAGTGAAGATGAGAGGAGTGACAGAGGCTCTGAGTCATCTGACACTGATGATGAGGAATTACGGCACCGAATCCGGCAAAAACAGGAAGCtttctggagaaaagaaaaagaacagcagcTGTTACATGATAAACAGATGGAAG aagaAAAGCAGCAAACAGAAAGGGTTACAAAAGAGATGAATGAATTTATCCATAAAGAGCAAAATAGTTTATCACTACTAGAAGCAAGAGAAGCAGACGGTGATGTggttaatgaaaagaaaagaactccaAATGAAACTACGTCAGTTTTAGAACCAAAAAAAGagcataaagaaaaagagaaacaaggaaggaGTAGATCAGGAAGTTCTAGTAGTGGTAGTTCCAGTAGCAATAGCAGAACTAGTAGTACTAGTAGTACTGTCTCTAGCTCTTCATACAGTTCTAGCTCAGGTAGTAGTCGTACTTCTTCTCGATCTTCTtctcctaaaaggaaaaaaagacatagtAGGAGTAGATCTCCAACAATTAAAGCTAGACGGAGTAGAAGTAGAAGTTACTCTCGCAGAATTAAAATAGAGAGCAATAGGGCTAGAGTAAAGATTAGAGATAGGAGGAGATCTAATAGAAATAGCATTGAAAGAGAAAGACGAAGAAATCGGAGTCCTTCTCGAGAGAGACGTAGAAGTAGAAGTCGCTCAAGGGATAGGCGAACCAATCGGTCCAGTCGCAGTAGGAGTCGAGATAGGCGTAAAATTGATGATCAACGTGGAAATCTTAGTGGGAGCAGTCATAAGCATAAAGGTGAGGCtaaagaacaagagagaaaaaaggagaggagccGAAGTATAGATAaagataggaaaaagaaagacaaagaaagggaaCGTGAAcaggataaaagaaaagagaaacaaaaaagggaagaaaaagattttaagttcAGTAGTCAGGATGATAGGTTAAAAAGGAAACGAGAAAGTGAAAGAACATTCTCTAGGAGTGGTTCTATATCTGTTAAAATTATCAGACATGATTCTAGACAGGATAGTAAGAAAAGTACTACCAAAGATAGCAAAAAACATTCAGGCTCTGATTCTAGTGGAAGGAGCAGTTCTGAATCTCCAGGAAGTAGCAAAGAAAAGAAGGCTAAGAAGCCTAAACATAGTCGATCGCGATCCATGGAGAAATCTCAAAGGTCTGGTAAGAAGGCAAGCCGCAAACACAAGTCTAAGTCCCGATCAAG atcaacAACCCCTCCCCGTCGTAAACGCTGA
- the PNISR gene encoding arginine/serine-rich protein PNISR isoform X3 codes for MWDQGGQPWQQWPLNQQQWMQSFQHQQDPSQIDWAALAQAWIAQREASGQQSMVEQPPGMMPNGQDMSAMESGPNNHGNFQGDSNFNRMWQPG; via the exons aTGTGGGATCAAGGAGGACAGCCTTGGCAGCAATGGCCCTTGAACCAGCAACAGTGGATGCAGTCGTTCCAGCACCAGCAGGATCCAA GCCAGATTGACTGGGCTGCATTGGCTCAAGCTTGGATTGCCCAAAGAGAAGCTTCAGGGCAGCAAAGTATGGTAGAACAACCACCAGGAATGATGCCAAATGGACAAGATATGTCTGCAATGGAATCTGGTCCAAACAATCATGGGAATTTTCAAGGGGATTCAAACTTTAACAGAATGTGGCAACCAG GCTGA